One stretch of Scyliorhinus canicula chromosome 7, sScyCan1.1, whole genome shotgun sequence DNA includes these proteins:
- the LOC119969523 gene encoding protein FAM110B-like — MLKQASGPPTLTSAIPFRILNKGPDYFRKQMESSRRKQMESSRQKQSAVERLEADKLKYVKSQQVASTRQEPVKATELVLSPAIRRIHHSPRKAPSAVTCRTENADWRGALNLESLRNLINDNPNLPASQPSSAEQATDSNSGNLQSHRLVEPGNSLRPELHSSIFVPAHNAAVRRVDVRPNVSRCVRRPQCPSVARSRLSSVTSSRGSPRKACPELAARQQLSLHRSKSDLSDRYSRVSANLERFFNYCGLDPEELESMGMECLARASSDIISLKLYSASNLSSEYNRSQYSNVVEERPSERIPYGISIIERNARVIKWLYSCREAKEPQRVSPV; from the coding sequence ATGCTAAAACAAGCCTCTGGTCCCCCTACTTTAACTTCGGCAATTCCTTTCCGGATCCTGAATAAAGGACCTGATTATTTCCGAAAGCAGATGGAGAGCAGTCGGCGAAAGCAGATGGAGAGCAGTCGCCAgaagcagagtgcagtggagcgtCTGGAAGCTGATAAATTAAAATACGTGAAGAGTCAGCAGGTAGCAAGTACCCGACAAGAGCCAGTGAAGGCAACTGAACTTGTTCTGTCTCCTGCTATCAGGCGGATCCACCACAGCCCCAGGAAAGCCCCCAGTGCTGTGACCTGCAGGACAGAGAATGCTGATTGGAGAGGAGCGTTGAACCTAGAAAGTCTCAGAAATCTAATCAATGATAATCCAAACCTACCAGCGAGCCAGCCAAGCTCTGCGGAACAGGCCACCGATTCCAACTCTGGAAACTTGCAGAGCCACAGACTCGTGGAACCTGGGAACAGCCTCAGGCCTGAGCTACATAGCAGCATCTTTGTGCCGGCTCATAATGCTGCAGTGAGGCGTGTGGATGTGCGTCCCAATGTTAGCAGGTGTGTCCGGAGGCCACAATGCCCATCTGTGGCCAGATCGAGGCTTTCATCTGTCACCAGCTCCAGGGGCTCACCCAGGAAAGCCTGTCCCGAGCTGGCAGCCCGGCAACAGCTCTCCCTGCACCGCTCCAAGTCTGACCTGAGTGACCGCTACTCCCGCGTCAGTGCCAACTTGGAACGATTCTTCAACTACTGCGGCCTGGACCCTGAGGAGTTGGAGAGCATGGGAATGGAATGCTTGGCCCGGGCCAGCTCTGATATAATATCCCTCAAGCTCTATAGTGCTAGCAACCTCAGCTCTGAGTACAACCGTTCCCaatacagcaacgtggttgaggAGAGGCCAAGTGAGCGCATCCCCTATGGGATCTCCATTATTGAGCGCAATGCCAGGGTCATTAAGTGGCTGTATAGCTGCAGGGAAGCCAAGGAGCCACAGAGGGTGTCACCAGTATAA